AAATCCAGTTTGATGAATGCGCTGCTGCGCCATGATCGCGTCATCGTCAGCCCGATTCCTGGCACCACGCGCGACACCGTGGAAGAGCGAATCCGGCTGGAGGGGCATTTGTTTCGTCTCATCGATACTGCCGGTATTCGCCGCCTCGACCTGAACAGCGCGCCGGAGCTCTCGCCCGCGCGGCATCTCGATGCCATCGAGCAAATCGGTATCGAGCGTTCGCGCAAAGCCGCGCAGGAAGCGGACATTATCGTCTTTGTCACGGACAGCTCCATGCCCGCGGATTACGAGGATCAGGTGATCGCCGATGCCTGTCTCGCGCGCGCGCCTGAGCCGGGTTTATTGGGAATCCTGCACATTCGCAACAAAACAGATCTGCCGGAATCTCCCCAGGCGTTCCGTTTTGATCATGAGCAGATCACGACAATAAAAACCTCCGCACGAACCAGCGCCGGCATTGATACTCTTGAGAATGCCCTGGTTGATTTGATTGCTAAGAAATCTACGGTGGAGACAAACGGCGTTTATTATGTCAATTTGCGCCAGCGTCTTTGTTTGGAAAAAGCGCGCGCAGCATTGCGGGCAGCGGAACAATCGTTGCAAAATAATCTTTCTGCGGAATTCGTAGCCGTTGACTTGCGCGAGGTGATTTACCAATTGGGCACGTTAATCGGCGAAGTTTCAACGGAAGATATTCTGGGGGAGATCTTTGCAAATTTTTGTATCGGCAAATAAAACGCCTTTGCGGCAGAGTTACATTCCCGCCAAAGGGCTTCGTTGAAAAAACGGCAAGTTTCTTATTTTGCCTCAGAGTTGATTTGACCCTACATGCGTAATAGTTATCATGAACCGAATGATTTTTCAAAACGGAGCCAGCGCCTATGAATACCTATCGAGTTCCCAAGTTGAGCAAAGCGCCGCGGCGCAAACGCGGAGAGGTTTATTTGATTGCGAGCGGCGATTTGCGTCTCGCCGCCAACCAAACTTGCTGGCCGGCGCAATTGGAAATGGAGCAACGTCTGAGCGCGGCTCTGCAGGGGATGGGTGCCAAGGTAGTGCGCGCGCATGCATACGATCCGGTGCTGGGGCATGGCTTCATTTGGCATCAGCGCATGGGCATGGAGGTGTTTCAAAACATCCCGCCGGAGGCGCCATTGATCGTGGCGGAGGCAGTGTGGCAGTACAGCTATCACGTGCTCGCGGGTTTGCGTGATCACCGCGGCCCGATTTTGACGGTGGCCAACTGGAGCGGGCAATGGCCGGGTTTGGTGGGCTTGCTCAATCTCAACGGCTCGCTCACCAAGATGGGCGTGGCTTACAGCACGATTTGGAGCAAGGATTTCA
The window above is part of the Cytophagia bacterium CHB2 genome. Proteins encoded here:
- the mnmE gene encoding tRNA uridine-5-carboxymethylaminomethyl(34) synthesis GTPase MnmE → MSMEIPGIHDTIAAIATPPGRGSIAGIRVSGLLAFQSVSKLLSAGKEILTLSPRHSYVVWLNTLDGKRLDQVTLIRYPAPNSYTGEDVVEIFCHGGRLAPNLILEQLCAAGCRLAEPGEFTRRAVFNHKLDLIQAESIAEIIDAESPVYLQNVLSHLEGAFSRQVSELRRRLLHGCALLELGLDFSEEDVEFADRAQLQAELTHLDAMITRLLSGFERGQALKEGWKLAIIGKPNVGKSSLMNALLRHDRVIVSPIPGTTRDTVEERIRLEGHLFRLIDTAGIRRLDLNSAPELSPARHLDAIEQIGIERSRKAAQEADIIVFVTDSSMPADYEDQVIADACLARAPEPGLLGILHIRNKTDLPESPQAFRFDHEQITTIKTSARTSAGIDTLENALVDLIAKKSTVETNGVYYVNLRQRLCLEKARAALRAAEQSLQNNLSAEFVAVDLREVIYQLGTLIGEVSTEDILGEIFANFCIGK